From a single bacterium genomic region:
- a CDS encoding twin-arginine translocase TatA/TatE family subunit produces MFGLGLPELLIILVIVVLLFGAGRLPQIGSGIGEGIRNFRKSMKEKNEVDVTPTKGDDEKK; encoded by the coding sequence ATGTTCGGACTCGGTCTTCCCGAGCTTCTCATCATCCTCGTGATCGTGGTGCTGCTGTTCGGGGCCGGTCGGCTTCCGCAGATCGGTTCCGGGATCGGGGAAGGAATCCGGAATTTCAGGAAGTCGATGAAGGAGAAGAACGAAGTGGACGTCACCCCGACCAAGGGGGACGACGAAAAAAAATAG
- a CDS encoding 3-dehydroquinate synthase II, whose product MLACVIPWDKETVVAAIESGIEALWVPDGRASSARELGRVVVACAEGDLREGTDFRVIRMEGKEDESRIAGSPPDAVWVVFPRDREIIPLENLVAWGRTILVVARTPDDVSLYRGVLEKGVYGLVLDARDPEGMRALAAAARPRAEDVSLVPARVVGVVPLGMGDRVCVDTCTWIEGSRGMLVGNGSAGMFLVCAENVPNPYVLPRPFRVNAGAVHSYCRVPGGRTAYLSELAAGSGVLLVDDTGGGEAAWVGRVKVERRPLVLVRAVGPSGDEHSIVLQNAETIRLVGPGGAAPSIARIAAGDEVLLMEERAGRHFGVAVEETIREK is encoded by the coding sequence ATCCTCGCCTGCGTCATTCCCTGGGACAAGGAAACGGTCGTCGCCGCCATCGAATCGGGGATCGAGGCGCTTTGGGTGCCGGACGGCCGCGCCTCGTCCGCCCGGGAGCTGGGGCGCGTCGTGGTGGCGTGCGCCGAGGGGGACCTGCGCGAAGGGACCGACTTCCGGGTGATCCGGATGGAGGGAAAGGAAGACGAATCGCGGATCGCCGGTTCCCCACCCGACGCGGTGTGGGTGGTCTTCCCGCGGGACCGGGAGATCATCCCCCTCGAGAACCTTGTGGCCTGGGGGCGCACGATCCTGGTCGTCGCCCGGACACCCGACGACGTCTCGCTGTACCGGGGCGTTCTCGAGAAAGGGGTCTACGGGCTGGTCCTCGATGCCCGGGACCCCGAGGGGATGCGGGCGCTCGCCGCCGCCGCACGCCCGCGGGCGGAGGACGTTTCGCTGGTTCCCGCCCGCGTGGTCGGGGTCGTCCCGCTCGGAATGGGCGACCGCGTCTGCGTGGACACATGCACCTGGATCGAGGGGAGCCGCGGGATGCTGGTCGGCAACGGGAGCGCGGGGATGTTCCTCGTGTGCGCCGAGAACGTCCCGAACCCGTATGTCCTTCCGCGTCCGTTCCGCGTCAACGCCGGCGCGGTCCACTCCTACTGCCGCGTCCCCGGAGGCCGCACCGCCTATCTTTCCGAGCTGGCCGCCGGCTCGGGAGTGCTCCTCGTCGACGACACCGGCGGAGGAGAGGCGGCGTGGGTTGGCCGGGTGAAGGTGGAGCGTCGTCCGCTGGTCCTGGTCCGCGCCGTCGGCCCCTCCGGGGACGAGCATTCGATCGTGCTCCAGAACGCCGAGACGATCCGCCTTGTGGGGCCTGGAGGGGCCGCGCCGTCGATCGCCCGGATTGCGGCCGGGGACGAGGTCCTGCTCATGGAGGAGCGCGCGGGTCGTCACTTCGGGGTGGCGGTGGAGGAGACGATCCGCGAAAAGTAG
- a CDS encoding zinc-ribbon domain-containing protein, producing MIIECQTCHARFRLDEARIKGRGARVKCRKCGDSIVVLKGGAGAPPAADGDGFFDFGTAARDSAGEGPASSPSAGNLIPFPVPSRPAEPAAPEPFHPVPGASTPERDEVDLAFDRVLSIRTDASSPSIGESEAEIPSPEPQASGPLDREPPDAPERRPDIDFGGLTLDLGPEEKLDLPSPEPEPPIGEAPPVEAPGEFRAEGGFLISDSDALDSLQETYRGGGSELPPAGAGDISLEISPAPGDDAVPFPREPSASTTPEEEWASPTPGEISVEGNITPPAAEADIDLPPYREAEPVPEPAVEPAAHRGSPAPESPRPRSSAVPAVAAAVAVLLAAVGYLGFTTSGRKTLEWAVPGIAALWGGDPAAPGSSKYDLRNVMGYYESGSASPRILVIKGQVANLSKVEKSGIRVQATLLDNTDAVLAQQAVFAGNTLSGEAIRQGSRDALSKAMGNRFGTGLANMNVGPGKAIPFMVVFFDAPTNMDSYKLEAKDSE from the coding sequence ATGATCATCGAGTGCCAGACATGCCACGCGCGGTTCCGCCTCGACGAGGCCAGGATCAAGGGGAGGGGCGCGCGCGTGAAATGCCGGAAGTGCGGGGACAGCATCGTCGTCCTGAAGGGCGGCGCCGGCGCCCCTCCCGCGGCGGACGGGGACGGCTTCTTCGACTTCGGCACCGCGGCGCGGGATTCCGCCGGCGAGGGTCCCGCTTCCTCGCCATCGGCCGGGAACCTGATCCCCTTCCCTGTACCGTCCAGGCCGGCCGAACCCGCGGCTCCGGAACCCTTCCACCCCGTCCCGGGAGCATCGACGCCGGAAAGGGACGAGGTGGACCTGGCGTTCGACCGGGTCCTCTCCATCCGCACGGACGCATCCTCCCCGTCGATCGGGGAATCGGAGGCGGAGATCCCCTCCCCCGAGCCCCAGGCGAGCGGGCCTCTGGATCGCGAACCTCCCGACGCCCCGGAACGCCGGCCGGACATCGACTTCGGCGGGTTGACCCTCGACCTCGGGCCCGAGGAGAAACTGGACCTTCCTTCCCCGGAACCGGAACCGCCGATCGGAGAGGCGCCCCCCGTGGAGGCGCCCGGGGAATTCCGTGCCGAGGGAGGGTTCCTGATCAGCGATTCGGATGCCCTCGATTCCCTGCAGGAGACATATCGCGGAGGGGGATCGGAGCTTCCCCCGGCGGGAGCCGGCGACATCTCCCTGGAGATCTCGCCTGCGCCCGGTGACGATGCGGTCCCCTTCCCCCGTGAACCCTCGGCGTCCACGACGCCGGAGGAGGAGTGGGCTTCTCCGACCCCGGGGGAGATCTCCGTCGAGGGGAACATCACCCCGCCGGCGGCGGAGGCCGACATCGACCTCCCCCCGTACCGGGAGGCGGAACCCGTTCCCGAGCCCGCCGTGGAGCCCGCGGCGCACCGCGGATCCCCCGCGCCGGAATCCCCGCGACCCCGTTCGTCCGCCGTGCCCGCCGTCGCGGCGGCGGTGGCGGTTCTCCTCGCGGCCGTCGGCTATCTCGGTTTCACGACATCGGGGAGGAAGACGCTCGAATGGGCGGTCCCGGGCATCGCCGCGCTTTGGGGAGGGGACCCGGCGGCGCCCGGGTCGTCGAAGTACGATCTCCGGAACGTGATGGGATATTACGAGAGCGGCAGCGCCTCCCCGAGGATCCTGGTGATCAAGGGACAGGTGGCCAATCTCTCCAAGGTGGAGAAGAGCGGCATCCGGGTCCAGGCCACGCTGCTGGACAACACCGACGCCGTCCTGGCGCAGCAGGCGGTGTTCGCGGGAAACACCCTGTCCGGAGAAGCGATCCGGCAGGGGAGCCGGGACGCCTTGTCGAAGGCCATGGGGAACAGGTTCGGGACCGGGTTGGCGAACATGAACGTCGGGCCCGGCAAGGCCATCCCGTTCATGGTGGTGTTCTTCGACGCCCCGACGAACATGGACAGCTACAAGCTGGAGGCGAAGGACAGCGAGTAG
- a CDS encoding PBP1A family penicillin-binding protein, which translates to MSRNLDPGEPAGFPWKKLILIVLVAGLCFVLGIGAGIVLLANFGDFPPIESAAAYRPSVTSRIFDRNNRVVGEIYIEKRNVVPFDAIPRHVVNAFVAAEDANFFRHKGVDYVAIARAVIKDVVSRGYAQGASTITQQTVKSLFLTPEKTIGRKLKELILAYRIEKKLSKEEILYLYLNQIYLGDGAYGVEAAAQAYFSRGVSSLTVAEGALLAGLAQAPTRYSPRHHIDKAKARQRYVLRRMVDVGLLDKDAAEKAYKARLALAPPSTFRSEAAYFLEYVRIYLQERYGTDAIYRSELKIYTTIDAKLQEAAHAALTEGVRRIEEANKYHGLQGALLCMDPASGGVLAMVGGVDFGASQFNRALQARRQPGSAFKPIVYGAAFDKGKTLVSTVDDSPIVYSRNETELWKPKNYDDTFLGPIPLIEALARSRNLATVRLLDEIGVDAAIRMARNLGIQSPIERNLSIALGSAGVTPLEMVTAYSTFAGGGRRPTPFFIREVQDGKGRVLERTEPKAVQAIAPDTAYLTIRSMQEVLRTGTGAAARRLSPNLAGKTGTTNENTDAWFIGGSPDLMAGVWVGFDTPAPLGKRQTAASVALPIWARFFERALLRVPAREFPAPPGITFARVDPSTGTALPPGSDGGMLLPFKLGTVPETGDPAGLPTSPRRGPGDDLL; encoded by the coding sequence TTGTCCCGGAACCTGGATCCCGGGGAGCCCGCGGGCTTCCCCTGGAAAAAACTGATCCTGATCGTCCTCGTCGCGGGGCTGTGCTTCGTCCTCGGGATCGGGGCCGGGATCGTCCTGCTGGCGAACTTCGGGGATTTCCCGCCGATCGAGTCCGCCGCCGCGTACCGGCCCAGCGTCACCTCGAGGATCTTCGACCGGAACAACCGCGTCGTCGGCGAGATCTACATCGAGAAGCGGAACGTGGTCCCCTTCGATGCGATCCCCCGGCACGTCGTCAATGCCTTCGTCGCGGCCGAGGACGCGAACTTCTTCCGCCACAAGGGCGTGGACTACGTCGCCATCGCGCGGGCGGTCATCAAGGACGTCGTTTCCCGCGGATACGCGCAGGGGGCAAGCACGATCACCCAGCAGACGGTCAAATCCCTCTTCCTGACCCCGGAGAAGACCATCGGACGCAAACTGAAGGAATTGATCCTCGCCTACCGGATCGAGAAGAAGCTCTCCAAGGAGGAGATCCTCTACCTCTACCTGAACCAGATCTACCTCGGGGACGGTGCCTACGGCGTGGAGGCGGCGGCGCAGGCCTACTTCTCGAGGGGGGTCTCTTCGCTGACCGTGGCGGAGGGGGCGCTCCTCGCGGGGCTGGCCCAGGCGCCCACCCGCTATTCGCCGCGACATCACATCGACAAGGCGAAGGCCCGGCAACGGTACGTGTTGCGCCGGATGGTGGACGTCGGGTTGCTCGACAAGGACGCCGCGGAGAAGGCGTACAAGGCCCGCCTTGCCCTGGCTCCCCCCTCCACCTTCCGGTCGGAAGCCGCGTATTTCCTCGAGTACGTCCGCATCTACCTCCAGGAGAGGTACGGGACGGATGCGATCTACCGCAGCGAGTTGAAGATCTACACGACGATCGACGCGAAGCTGCAGGAGGCGGCGCACGCCGCCCTGACGGAAGGCGTGCGGCGGATCGAGGAGGCGAACAAGTACCACGGGCTTCAGGGCGCGCTGCTTTGCATGGACCCGGCCTCGGGGGGGGTGCTGGCGATGGTGGGCGGGGTCGACTTCGGGGCGTCGCAGTTCAACCGGGCGCTACAGGCGCGGCGGCAGCCGGGCTCGGCGTTCAAACCGATCGTCTACGGCGCCGCCTTCGACAAGGGGAAGACGCTCGTCTCCACGGTCGACGACTCGCCGATCGTGTACTCGAGGAACGAGACGGAGCTGTGGAAGCCGAAGAATTACGACGACACGTTCCTCGGCCCCATCCCGCTGATCGAGGCGCTGGCCAGGTCCCGCAACCTGGCGACCGTCCGTCTGCTGGACGAGATCGGCGTGGACGCCGCGATCCGGATGGCCCGCAACCTCGGCATCCAGTCGCCCATCGAGCGGAACCTCTCCATCGCGCTCGGATCGGCCGGCGTGACACCCCTCGAGATGGTCACCGCGTACTCGACGTTCGCCGGCGGCGGACGGCGTCCGACGCCGTTCTTCATCCGGGAGGTGCAGGACGGGAAGGGACGCGTGCTGGAGCGGACCGAGCCGAAGGCCGTGCAGGCGATCGCCCCGGACACCGCCTACCTCACGATCCGGTCGATGCAGGAGGTTCTTCGCACGGGGACCGGCGCCGCGGCCCGCAGGCTCTCCCCGAACCTCGCCGGGAAGACCGGGACGACGAACGAGAACACGGACGCCTGGTTCATCGGCGGATCGCCGGATCTGATGGCGGGGGTGTGGGTGGGGTTCGATACGCCGGCGCCGCTTGGAAAACGCCAGACGGCGGCCTCGGTGGCGCTGCCGATCTGGGCGCGCTTCTTCGAGCGGGCCCTCCTCCGCGTCCCCGCCCGGGAGTTCCCCGCCCCCCCGGGGATCACCTTCGCCCGCGTGGACCCTTCGACCGGGACGGCGCTGCCGCCGGGAAGCGACGGGGGGATGTTGCTCCCCTTCAAGCTGGGCACGGTCCCGGAGACCGGCGACCCGGCCGGACTGCCAACCTCACCCCGCCGGGGACCGGGCGACGACCTGTTGTAG
- a CDS encoding PilT/PilU family type 4a pilus ATPase: MTEKKLKIGEILVGSGVLKEEQLTEALRSQSQLGGTLGENLVRMGFLTEGELLTSLSEQLGMQHVNLTRVEIPAAVQRLVKVETVRLRRLLPIGFEGNRLVTGMVDPTDISALAEVESQSGHATKPVILSASHFELALGFFQAHGYGDVTLKLDAGKEEPRHGRVENSLASMLSVLLSWKGQDLHLSAGAIPSIRVDNEIRRLNLPVLRPAEVEQMIYAILTPEQRRHFQEHLELDFAFSLHGGGRFRCNLYRQRNSIAFTARHVSESVPSAAELGIPDFLRDFALKTQGLILITGPNGHGKSTTLAWLVDTINRERRSNIITIEDPVEFTHRHKNSNVNQREVGTDTLSFADGLRHIFRQNPDVIVIGELRDYESISIALSAAETGHLVLGTLHSMNATAAVDRIVDGFPANQQSQVRAQLAGSLLLVFSQRLLKRADGSGRVLAWEKMATSLRVRNAIREGKARQLRGMMQANVDELVSIDWTLADMVAAGKVKYEEAVKFADNLTYLNELLKIRGAFK, translated from the coding sequence ATGACGGAAAAGAAGTTGAAAATCGGAGAGATCCTCGTCGGTTCCGGAGTTCTCAAGGAGGAGCAGCTTACCGAGGCCCTGCGGAGCCAGAGCCAGCTCGGGGGGACGTTGGGGGAGAACCTCGTACGGATGGGGTTTCTCACGGAAGGGGAGCTGCTGACATCCCTCTCCGAGCAGCTCGGGATGCAGCACGTCAACCTCACCAGGGTCGAAATCCCCGCCGCGGTGCAGCGGCTGGTCAAGGTGGAGACCGTCCGCCTCCGCCGCCTTCTCCCCATCGGGTTCGAGGGGAACCGGCTGGTGACCGGCATGGTCGACCCCACCGATATTTCCGCCCTGGCGGAAGTCGAGTCCCAGTCGGGGCACGCCACGAAGCCGGTCATCCTGTCCGCCTCGCACTTCGAGCTGGCCCTGGGATTCTTCCAGGCGCACGGGTACGGGGACGTCACGCTGAAGCTCGACGCCGGGAAGGAGGAACCCCGGCACGGCCGGGTGGAGAACTCCCTCGCCTCGATGCTCTCGGTCCTCCTCTCGTGGAAGGGGCAGGACCTGCACCTCTCCGCGGGGGCGATCCCGTCGATCCGCGTCGACAACGAGATCCGCCGGCTGAACCTCCCGGTCCTCCGGCCCGCGGAGGTCGAGCAGATGATCTACGCGATCCTCACGCCGGAGCAGCGCCGGCACTTCCAGGAACATCTGGAACTCGACTTCGCGTTCTCCCTGCACGGGGGCGGCCGCTTCCGGTGCAACCTCTACCGGCAGCGCAACTCGATCGCCTTCACCGCGCGACACGTCTCCGAGAGCGTCCCGTCGGCGGCGGAGCTCGGGATTCCGGACTTCCTGCGCGATTTCGCCCTGAAAACCCAGGGATTGATCCTCATCACCGGCCCGAACGGCCACGGGAAGTCGACCACCCTCGCGTGGCTCGTCGACACGATCAACCGGGAGCGGCGGTCCAACATCATCACGATCGAGGATCCCGTCGAGTTCACCCATCGGCACAAGAACTCCAACGTGAACCAGCGGGAGGTGGGGACCGACACCCTCTCCTTCGCGGACGGCCTTCGTCACATCTTCCGGCAGAATCCGGACGTAATCGTGATCGGGGAGCTGCGCGACTACGAGAGCATCTCGATCGCCCTTTCCGCCGCCGAGACGGGACACCTGGTCCTGGGGACGCTCCACTCCATGAACGCAACGGCCGCCGTGGACCGGATCGTGGACGGTTTCCCGGCGAACCAGCAGTCGCAGGTCCGCGCGCAGCTGGCCGGGTCGCTGCTCCTCGTCTTCTCCCAGCGCCTGCTCAAGCGCGCCGACGGTTCGGGGCGCGTGCTCGCGTGGGAAAAGATGGCGACCTCCCTCCGGGTCCGCAACGCCATCCGGGAGGGGAAGGCCCGCCAGCTTCGGGGGATGATGCAGGCAAACGTCGACGAGCTGGTGTCGATCGACTGGACGCTGGCGGACATGGTGGCGGCCGGGAAGGTGAAGTACGAGGAGGCGGTGAAATTCGCCGACAACCTGACCTACCTGAACGAGCTCCTCAAGATTCGCGGGGCGTTCAAGTAG
- a CDS encoding metallophosphatase family protein, whose product MNVAILSDIHANFDALTAVAEELARRRPDRIYHLGDLAGYNAQPEECVRWTMANAAAGVSGNHDAVACGRAAGRNFHAAARKAALWSRDRISPECRDYLSGLPLQRVIEGGALLVHGAPSDPGRYVDSIDHAAQELATIFSSVATGPIFLGHTHEAGGFVRRGNGRVESVPAKEFRLLPGERALLNPGSVGQPRDRNRDASFLLFDTVVGTVTWVRVPYDVEAARRKVLEAGLPREFADRLRDGI is encoded by the coding sequence TTGAACGTCGCCATCCTCTCCGACATCCATGCGAACTTCGACGCCCTCACGGCGGTCGCGGAGGAGCTCGCCCGGCGCCGGCCGGACCGGATCTACCACCTCGGGGACCTCGCCGGGTACAACGCCCAGCCGGAAGAGTGCGTCCGCTGGACGATGGCGAACGCGGCGGCGGGCGTTTCCGGGAACCACGACGCCGTCGCGTGCGGCCGCGCCGCGGGTCGGAACTTCCACGCCGCGGCGCGGAAGGCGGCCCTCTGGTCGCGGGACCGGATCTCCCCGGAGTGCCGCGATTACCTTTCCGGCCTTCCCCTCCAGCGGGTCATCGAGGGCGGCGCGCTGCTCGTCCACGGAGCCCCGAGCGACCCCGGCCGGTACGTCGATTCCATCGATCACGCCGCCCAGGAACTGGCGACCATCTTCTCGTCCGTGGCGACCGGGCCGATCTTCCTCGGACACACCCACGAGGCCGGCGGGTTCGTCCGGCGGGGGAACGGCCGGGTCGAATCCGTTCCCGCGAAGGAGTTCCGCCTACTGCCGGGAGAGCGTGCGCTCCTCAACCCGGGGAGCGTCGGGCAGCCGAGGGACCGCAACCGCGACGCCTCCTTCCTCCTGTTCGACACCGTCGTCGGAACGGTGACCTGGGTCCGTGTGCCGTACGACGTCGAGGCGGCACGCCGGAAAGTGCTCGAGGCGGGACTCCCCCGGGAGTTCGCCGACCGGCTCCGGGACGGGATCTGA
- a CDS encoding DUF2400 domain-containing protein produces MKAVHRRSVAGHSHRFISSEGVYRFLRCVRAAYLEHGSLEQVYAAGRGGAPPDLRRDLARFLGGLRDRWGKDLGRERDFLFPRPERGSACKRHNLFLRWVVRGPDGVDLGLWSVVLPRDLVVPLDTHMARLGAALGFTRRKTPGWRMAEEITASLRLVCPEDPVKFDFPLTRLGILGVCTRTRRGACGRCPVAPLCSRRI; encoded by the coding sequence GTGAAGGCGGTTCACCGCCGTTCCGTCGCCGGACATTCGCACCGGTTCATCTCCTCCGAAGGGGTGTACCGCTTCCTCCGCTGCGTCCGTGCGGCGTACCTCGAGCACGGATCGCTCGAGCAGGTCTATGCCGCGGGAAGGGGAGGGGCCCCCCCCGACCTTCGAAGGGATCTCGCCCGGTTCCTCGGCGGATTGCGCGACCGTTGGGGGAAGGACCTGGGACGGGAGCGCGACTTCCTCTTCCCGCGCCCGGAACGCGGGTCGGCGTGCAAGCGGCACAACCTGTTCCTGCGGTGGGTCGTCCGTGGCCCGGACGGGGTCGATCTCGGATTGTGGAGCGTGGTATTGCCGCGGGACCTCGTCGTTCCCCTCGACACCCACATGGCGCGGCTGGGGGCCGCTCTCGGGTTCACCCGGAGGAAGACGCCGGGTTGGCGGATGGCGGAGGAGATCACGGCCTCCCTGCGCCTCGTGTGCCCGGAGGACCCGGTGAAGTTCGACTTTCCGCTCACCCGTCTCGGCATCCTCGGGGTGTGCACCCGTACACGGCGCGGCGCCTGCGGCCGTTGCCCGGTGGCGCCCCTCTGCTCGCGAAGGATCTGA
- a CDS encoding 2-amino-3,7-dideoxy-D-threo-hept-6-ulosonate synthase: protein MIGKKIRLERIMDRNTRRTVLIPMDHGVTVGPIPGLIQIPPAANLVAEGGANAAIVHRGAAMFGHRGYGKDLGLILHLSASTALAPDSNRKVLVATVEDALQMGADAVSIHVNLGAEDEAQMLRDFGTVSSACQRWGMPLLAMIYTRGPKIRNEYDVRYVRHAARVGAEMGADIVKVPYTGSPETFSEVTQGCASSVVIAGGEKMASDEEVLRMVHDAVAAGCAGASIGRNVFQHRAPASMVRAIVSIVHGGATVREALGILKAKTG from the coding sequence ATGATCGGAAAGAAGATCCGCCTGGAGCGGATCATGGACCGGAACACCCGCAGGACGGTGCTCATCCCGATGGACCACGGGGTGACCGTCGGCCCGATCCCGGGGCTGATCCAGATCCCCCCGGCGGCGAACCTCGTCGCCGAGGGGGGAGCGAACGCGGCGATCGTGCACCGCGGGGCCGCCATGTTCGGCCACCGGGGCTACGGGAAGGACCTCGGCCTGATCCTTCACCTCTCCGCCAGCACCGCCCTCGCCCCCGACTCCAACCGGAAGGTCCTCGTGGCCACCGTGGAGGATGCCCTGCAGATGGGGGCCGACGCCGTCTCCATCCACGTGAACCTGGGCGCGGAGGACGAGGCGCAGATGCTGCGCGACTTCGGAACGGTGTCGAGCGCCTGTCAGCGCTGGGGGATGCCGCTCCTCGCCATGATCTATACGCGCGGACCGAAGATCCGGAACGAGTACGACGTCAGGTACGTCCGCCACGCCGCGCGGGTGGGAGCGGAAATGGGAGCCGACATCGTCAAGGTCCCGTACACGGGATCCCCCGAGACGTTCAGCGAGGTAACGCAGGGGTGCGCCTCCTCCGTGGTGATCGCGGGAGGGGAGAAGATGGCGAGCGACGAGGAAGTGCTCCGGATGGTCCACGACGCCGTCGCGGCGGGGTGCGCGGGGGCCTCGATCGGGAGGAACGTGTTCCAGCACCGCGCCCCGGCGTCCATGGTTCGCGCCATCGTCTCGATCGTCCACGGCGGCGCCACCGTGCGGGAGGCGCTCGGGATCCTCAAGGCGAAGACCGGGTGA
- the hisG gene encoding ATP phosphoribosyltransferase, with translation MKEKKRHVLNVGLPKGSLQESTLHLFRKAGFNIDVGSRSYVPTIDDTELSGLLIRAQEMARYVQDGILDMGLTGRDWVLEQNAKVKEVCPLLYARGGLRPVRWVVAVPNDSPIQRIRDLQGKRVATELVQFTRRYLKKKGVEAQVEFSWGATEVKAPRLADAIVELTETGSSLRANNLRIVETILESTTVLIANREAWKDPWKREKIENIALLLQGALRAEETVGLKMNVGRGDLDRILKVLPAMQNPTISTLSEAGWFSLEVIVDQKVVRELIPLLKKEGASGIVEYPLNKVIP, from the coding sequence ATGAAAGAAAAGAAGCGCCACGTCCTGAACGTCGGCCTGCCGAAGGGGAGCCTGCAGGAGTCCACCCTGCACCTGTTCCGCAAGGCCGGCTTCAACATCGACGTCGGTTCCCGCAGCTACGTCCCCACGATCGACGACACGGAGCTTTCCGGGCTTCTGATCCGCGCCCAGGAGATGGCGCGCTACGTCCAGGACGGCATCCTCGACATGGGGCTTACCGGGCGGGACTGGGTGCTCGAGCAGAACGCGAAGGTGAAGGAAGTCTGCCCCCTGCTCTACGCGCGCGGCGGCCTGCGCCCCGTACGGTGGGTGGTGGCGGTCCCGAACGACTCCCCCATCCAGCGGATCCGGGACCTGCAGGGAAAGCGCGTGGCGACGGAACTGGTCCAGTTCACCCGCCGCTACCTGAAGAAGAAGGGGGTCGAGGCCCAGGTCGAGTTCTCCTGGGGGGCCACCGAGGTGAAGGCGCCGCGCCTGGCGGACGCGATCGTCGAATTGACCGAAACGGGGAGCAGCCTCCGGGCGAACAACCTGCGCATCGTGGAGACGATCCTCGAATCGACGACCGTCCTCATCGCGAACCGGGAGGCGTGGAAGGATCCGTGGAAGCGGGAAAAGATCGAGAACATCGCCCTGCTCCTCCAGGGCGCCCTGCGGGCGGAGGAGACGGTCGGTCTCAAGATGAACGTCGGCCGCGGGGACCTCGACCGGATCCTCAAGGTCCTGCCGGCGATGCAGAACCCGACGATCTCCACCCTGAGCGAGGCCGGCTGGTTCTCCCTCGAGGTCATCGTCGACCAGAAGGTCGTCCGGGAACTGATCCCCCTCCTCAAGAAGGAAGGGGCCTCCGGGATCGTCGAATACCCGCTGAACAAGGTCATTCCATAA
- the tatC gene encoding twin-arginine translocase subunit TatC, giving the protein MSTNAGEIRQPLTEHLDELRRRLIRALIALGIGTALCYNFAERIYSALLSPLTATLPADSHLIFTELTEAFLTYFKLSLWGGFVLASPVIFYQAWRFVSPGLYLKERKLFLVFAAWSTFGFLAGMAFAYFVAIPSILVFFLSFGRSVVVPMPSMRESLSIVLRLLMIFGVMFELPLVLFLAGRGGILAPASLRKWRKGAVLGAFLLAAVLTPPDAVSQIMITFPLYALFEIGIVLCALGARRRASTLPGSPA; this is encoded by the coding sequence TTGTCGACGAACGCCGGGGAAATCCGCCAGCCGCTCACCGAGCATCTCGACGAACTCCGGCGACGCCTCATCCGGGCGTTGATCGCCCTCGGGATCGGCACCGCCCTCTGCTACAACTTCGCGGAGCGGATCTACTCGGCGCTCCTTTCCCCCCTCACCGCCACCCTCCCGGCGGATTCGCACCTGATCTTCACCGAGCTGACCGAGGCGTTCCTCACGTACTTCAAGCTGTCCCTGTGGGGGGGGTTCGTTCTCGCGTCCCCCGTCATCTTCTACCAGGCGTGGCGGTTCGTGAGCCCCGGACTGTACCTGAAGGAGCGGAAGCTTTTTCTCGTCTTCGCGGCATGGTCCACCTTCGGCTTCCTCGCGGGAATGGCGTTCGCCTACTTCGTGGCGATCCCCTCGATCCTCGTCTTCTTCCTGTCGTTCGGCCGGTCGGTCGTGGTCCCGATGCCGTCGATGCGGGAATCGCTCTCCATCGTCCTGCGGCTCCTGATGATCTTCGGCGTCATGTTCGAGCTTCCTCTCGTGCTCTTCCTCGCGGGGCGCGGCGGGATCCTGGCGCCGGCGTCCCTGCGGAAATGGCGCAAGGGCGCCGTACTCGGGGCGTTCCTCCTGGCCGCCGTGCTGACCCCGCCGGACGCGGTGTCGCAGATCATGATCACCTTCCCGCTGTACGCGTTGTTCGAGATCGGGATCGTGCTGTGCGCCCTCGGTGCGCGCCGACGCGCCTCGACCCTCCCCGGATCCCCCGCTTGA
- the tatA gene encoding twin-arginine translocase TatA/TatE family subunit — translation MFGIGFQEMLIILVVVLIFFGPKRLPDLAKSLGKGIAEFKKASEEVRKGIEDVVKEESAEETPSPPEDLSSYGRAPGSASAPEEPVPTESAPPLDVPSTAGAPPYDAPVEPSPPADATASADGAAPGTATGETPAPPPRQG, via the coding sequence ATGTTCGGCATCGGCTTCCAGGAGATGCTCATCATCCTGGTCGTGGTCCTGATCTTCTTCGGCCCGAAGCGGCTCCCGGACCTCGCCAAGAGCCTCGGGAAGGGTATCGCGGAGTTCAAAAAGGCATCCGAGGAGGTCCGCAAGGGGATCGAGGACGTGGTGAAGGAAGAGTCCGCGGAGGAGACGCCGAGCCCGCCGGAAGATCTTTCCTCATACGGGAGGGCGCCGGGAAGCGCTTCCGCGCCGGAGGAGCCCGTTCCAACCGAATCCGCACCTCCGCTCGATGTCCCGTCGACCGCCGGCGCTCCGCCGTACGACGCACCGGTGGAACCGTCCCCGCCGGCGGACGCCACCGCCTCCGCGGATGGCGCTGCGCCGGGAACCGCCACCGGAGAGACGCCGGCCCCGCCGCCCCGGCAGGGGTGA